The nucleotide sequence TTTCATCTTACTTTACAAGTCTCCTATTTTAGCTAATCTACAAAAAAGGAACTTTATTACTAAAGTTCCTTTTTAAAATATTGTAAAAAACGGTTTATTGTTTCGTAATTTCTACATTGATATCAACTTCTGTCCAGGTTTTACCAGCGTGTAAATCTTTACATAATTCGTGAATGCTGTTAAAAGCTGCTGATCCGTTAAAATCTGCAATAATATCAACAGCTCCTTTTAAAACCATAGTATCACCAATAATGGTATATGTAAATTCTTTTTGTTTGGTAACACCATTCATTGTAATTTCAATGGTAGCTTTTCCGTCTTTAAAATCAACAAATTTACCGGTAATATCACCTGCCATTAACTTAAAAAAACTGTTAAGAAGTTTTTCATCGCGTGCAGAATCTTTAGAATTTACGGTTGACGTAACCACTTTAAACGTTGCATCTTTAATATCTTGTTCTATATTTCCTGAATCTTTTGCTCCGCTTAATTCAATGTCGTTAAATGTTCCCGGAACGCCAATTTTATCAGGTGTTTTATAAGCAATCCATTCTAACTTATGCAGGTAATGTACTTTTTCGCTTATTTTAACTTCTTCTAACTGTGTTTGATCTTCTGTTTTTTTTGCTTCTTCTTTTTTACAACCTACAAATACGGTTGTTGCCAACGCTAAAGCTAAAATTGATTTTTTCATTTTTATTTAATTTTTTATTTTCAAATGTATTATATCTATATTGTTTGGATTATAAAAAAATGTTAATAT is from Flavobacterium dauae and encodes:
- a CDS encoding YceI family protein codes for the protein MKKSILALALATTVFVGCKKEEAKKTEDQTQLEEVKISEKVHYLHKLEWIAYKTPDKIGVPGTFNDIELSGAKDSGNIEQDIKDATFKVVTSTVNSKDSARDEKLLNSFFKLMAGDITGKFVDFKDGKATIEITMNGVTKQKEFTYTIIGDTMVLKGAVDIIADFNGSAAFNSIHELCKDLHAGKTWTEVDINVEITKQ